GAAGAATAAAACAGattaagggggaaaaaaaggttttttaggGTTGACTCACTGTTTTTGGTGCAATTGTTGCACAAGCACAAATTGTAAAGCTTAGAGGGGCATAGTTGGAGGAGGGGCTAAAAGAACTGCACACTTGATTTGTTTCTTCTGAGAGAATTTGTTTACATGTGGAGAACTTGGCATTGTTTCCCTACAGAGaaattgtaatttgtgtttttattacttttgagCTGACTTAAGTGGTATTTTTTTGAAGTCATTGCTATTTTTATTACAACTGATTaatggctttttattttaatttcaactgTTCTCTTTTTGTGAGGTCTCTCTCTTAACCTTGCCATTCTGGGTATtcattctgctctttcttgcccCTTTATATTTCAAATTTCAGCTTCTGTGACCAactcttcctcttcctgctcaCTACACTGAAGAATGGGGTACTTGCACGTTGTCTACTGGAATCAGACTTATGACTGGTAGTGGGTTCTCCACTTGTTTCTGTTACATGTGTGAAGTCAAACACTGGTTTATCACTACAACCAGGATATAGGAACATTTATTGGGAATTGTGACCCTTTGCTCTGGGCCAACTGGATCCTGCTATCCTGGTGGTTTTTCCACTGCGAATAATCTATGAACTGAATAAACATACTTGAAGAGCAGCTAAAATGCTCAGAGACTCAGTGCTTCCGTACTGTTTCTATTAGTGACATTGAAATAGtaatgcattttagtttttgttttttaataaattcgctgtttttgaaatgtgacatttaagtctaaattgtatttttgtctctgtcaaGAGCTTAAGGGCATTAGGGTGAAGCATAAATAGCAGTTATTTGTAGCAACTGTTACATTGGCCTTCAGATGTCACTTTTTGTGCTTGTTGGAAAAGTGTAAAAAAGTCACtataatgtgacaaaaaaagtcACTGAGTTGCCAGTTTAGTCGATGGTCCTACAGCTTGCCTACACAGTTAAATCAAGTAACAGTCCTGTGCTATATATTACCAgtcaaaatgttactttgtaGAAAATGCTTTAGACATGTTCTCTAGCTTCTCTCAAGCCACTCTGCCACTATGCAGCTGTGTTGTCCAGGCCCTAACAAATATCCTCACTCATTTACAAGTTTGGCAGTGCTGAATTACTTAACCCAGGAAAACATCTGTTATCCCTGTGGGAAAAGGAAACCTTGAGACAGGTACATCACAGACCAGTTTGGCACCTGCTTTTCATCCTGATTTTGCAGGAGCCACTGGAGAACCCTCTACCTTCAGGTATGCAACCATTGGCATCCACATGCTCAGGCTTTGATGCTTTACTCTATCAGATTCCAAATCTGTGGCAAAAACACGGTCACCCTAGTAATAATGGGTTACAGTATTAACTGGGCCAAGTAGGCAACTTCaaacaatatttgtattaatgtgACACTAAATATATGTACAGTAGTTGAGGAATAAATGTAACAGCTCATGAGAGAGGGCCTTAATATGGGTCCCACCTGATTACAAATCTTCACACCCAGAGGATTGCAATAAAGACCTGATATTTTGAAGAGATACAGAAGTCCAGTTTACagctaacaaaataaaatacagtggccagcaatttaaaaaaaaagccaagctGCAAATGCTTACTTCCTTAGCTGAAAGATTAAAACCCCTGATAGCTTTGTCTGACCTTTAGAAGCTGTGGGATTGTCAGGCTCTTTAACAGATGGAGCAGCATCAGCCAGTGGTACAATTGGTAAGTTTTGCAGAATTGCAAGTAGAGCCTATGCCGTGGCAATCACTATACTTCTGGCTGCCTTTGGAATCCCCCACCATTTCCATGGTGGCCATTTCAGTCCCCATAATAACTGATTATGGCCTCCACTGCTTATTGTAGCCATCCCATCCTGGCTCTGGGGTAGTGTTTGAGTACCATCATCACACCCCtttctgcactgcacagctagaaTAGTGAGAACACAAGTTTGACTTCAGTATCACCTTCAAGGTCCAAGATAGTTTATGCCCTGAGCACAAGCTTCAATTGCTGCTAGTTTTAGCATCTTAGATTGGACTTATGAACTGAAAAGCAGACCTCCCAACTACAGTGGTGGTGGTTGTGTAGTCATCAAGTTCTATCTGAGcagtcatttttcttcttttgaaaaGCACCAAAGCAgagtaaaaacaatgtttaaaaaaaaagattttattaagaCAAAAGttaacataaaattgcaaatttaTGCAGTCTTCTTCCCTTGCTTCCCAGTTGCTTTAGAAGCAGCTTTAGCGGTTTTTGTTGCCTTTGCCGGTTTAGTCTTGGTTGAACCCGAAGCTTCCTCAACATCTTTCTCTGCATcagttttagattttgttttttttcctggggCACGCTTTGAAATAGCAGCTCCTTCACCTTTCTTTGGCTTTTTAGGAGGCTTTGAGTCCTAGACACAGGAAAGCAAGGGTCAGACAAGGCTCTAGCAAAAACTAACCTTTAACCCACCCTACAAATTTTGATATGTAGAAAAGTATTAAGACATTCATCATTAGTTCTATTTAATACTTGTTAGAGGCATTGCCATTTTCAGAGTATGGTCTCACCTCCTGGGACTCAGTCTGTTCCTTGGGGTCTCTCTTCTTAGTGACACCTTTCAAGGagttacattattaaaataggAACCTATAAGATAAAAATtactcatttgtcattttaccaATTCATTCTTACCTGCTTTTTTGGGCTTCTTTGCTTCATCCTTAACTGGTTTTGAACCTTTTTGCGCATTAGGAtccatgttttcagtttttagcaTTTGCCTGTTTTTGGGGGAAAGCTTAATACAAAGTGGACAAAAGACGCGATTAAGGACGTTTTCAGACCCATTTCACTGAAATAGCAGATTTCATACCTTACCCTAAATTTTCCGTTTAGGCCTGCAGCTTCACTTGATTTAGCAGGCCGCACCAAGGTGCCGTTTTCGAGTCCTCGTTTTATAGCTCTGGAAACCAAGTACTTCAACCTAATTACATCCACTGTagggtatttttgttttatataattctGTATGGCGTGAGATGAAACCCCATTGCGCGAGTCCAGCTCTTTAAGCGCCTCTTTCATCATAATGGCTGTGGAAGGATGAGATGCAAGTTTTCGCAGCGAAGCAGCATctagagagaaaataaaatgtaatatctaCTTGTTTCCGCCACAACAAGGTTAGAAATGGGGATCGATTTAAATAAACGACTTAACGGGGCTTAACCTAATGCCGTGTCCGCACACACCTGTCTTTTTCTCAGCTGTGTCTGCCACCGGAGCATCGTTGGAGGGCAGAGCAGGTGGGTCAGCTGGGTCCGCTGCGGGCTTTTTAGGAGGCATTGCGgcaatgtaattattaaaaagtcGGGAAATCGAAGAATTCGCTAGTTGCTTCTTTGTCAGTAAGTCCGTATTTATGCAGTAGCTGCCGGAGAAACGAGAGCAGGTGAATCACATCACAGCAGGTGCAGTCTATTACCGGTTGTAAATTAAAGCCACATGCAGCTACTGCCACCAGCtactgagtttttttgtttttcattgactGTGTCCTGTCACCTGTACAAAATGGTTATttagaaacatgtttatttcattagTTTGTAGAGAATGTAAGATTATTTATATtgttacaaacattaaaaagccCTTAATGAAAATGATTCAGGCTGAAGATCTAAAACTCTCAAGCCCTTATTGTCAGTGTTTTACCCTTATCAAAAGCAGCTATTTTGCTGTTTACCCAGCCTTAAATATAGAAAGACACAATCTACAGCCTACCGATAGCTATCTTAAAACCACGCTGggaaaaggagaagaggaaactAAAAAAACCTTGGTTGAACAGAAAGCAATAGATCTAGAAATGCCTCTGGTGAACATCAGTCCAAGATACCAAGGCCAACAATACAATATGGATACTTCCTGATGCAACAGTAAACATTACATTGCTACAAAAAAGAATAAGGACAAGGAGTTTAACTTGCATCCACATGGTGTAAGAGattatattgatatttattACCGTTACATTGAGATCTACACAGATCCATCAAAGAAGGAGTGGGATTGTTTGTTCCAGAGTTTCATATTAGGGTATATGGAAAAGAATCGAAGGTTTACACAGCAGAACTTATTGCAGTAGTCTTAAACTACATTGGAAAGAGGAAACAAGACCACTCATTGCAGTCATTTGTACCATTTGTACTCATTTGTACAAGCCAGTTTACACAGCAGATACAgtaaaacagatattttaataaaactacaaCAAGCACTATATAGAATACAAATGGTGCGATTAACAATAGGAGGAAGAAAGGAGAAGATGCTGGTTTTATAGGCTTCAAAGGGAGGTTGGAGAGATGAGAAGTGCAGGAAGAAACAGTAGTTATGAAACAATAATATCAAGATTAAGATTTGGACAGACATAGCTTAAAAGTGCACTATTCACAATActagtcttcttttccttttggctgttccctttcaggggtcgccacagcgaatcatgtgcttccatctaaccctgtcctctgtatcctcttcactcacaccaactaattcatgtcctccctcactacatccataaatctcctctttggtcttcctctagacctcctgcctggcagctccaacctcagcatccttctaccgatatattcacaatgtcttctctgaacatgtccaaaccacctcaatctggcctctctgactttatctccgaaacatctaacatgagctgtccctctgatgtactcattcctgatcctgtccatcctcgtcactcccaaagagaacctcaactgcctttccactcttcatcctcttcaacgtcctcctcacttcactcttactaatctttgctacttcctgctccacaccagtcacctcttctactcttcgttccctttcattttcctcattcatcaactcttcaaagttctccttccatcttcccatcacactcctggcacctgtcaatacatttccatccttatctttaatcacagtaacctgctgcacatccttcccatctctatctctttgtctggccaacctgtgcAAATCCAcatctccctccttagtgtccaacctagcatacaagtcctcatatgctctttgtttggcctttgccacctctaccttcaccttacgctgtatctccctgttctcctgtctactctcttcagtcctctcagtgtcccacttcttcttagctaacctcttaccctgtatacactcctgaacttcctcgctccaccaccaagtctccttgtccactttcctctttccagatgacaccaagtaccctcctacctgtctccctgatcaaattagctgtagtggtccagtcatctggaagcacctccaaaccacccagagtctgtctcagctccttcctgaaaactacgcaacattcttcctttttcaacttccaccacttcgtcctctgctctgctttagtcctcttcatcttcctcaccaccagcatcattttacacaccaccatcctgtgttgtctggttacactctcccctaccaatgctttacagtcactgatctctttcagattacaacgtctacacaagatgtagtccacctgagtgcttctacctccgctcttatacgtcaccctatgttccttcctcttctggaggaaagtgttcactacagccatttccaaagtctaccaccatctgaccttctgcgttcctgtcctgaagaccaaacctgcccatcacagtctaatcacctctgttcccttcacctacatgcccattgaaatctggaCCAATGATCACTCTCTCACctgtggggatgctctgcatcacttcatctaactcactccagaatttctccttctcttctaactcacatcctacctgtggggcataaccacttaaaacattgaacatcaccccttcaatttccagcttcagactcatcaacctgtctgatactcttttcacctctagaacattcctcaccaactcctctttcaggataacttctactccatttctcttcctatctgacccatggtagaacaacttgaaccctgctcctaagcttctagccttgctacctttccatctggtctcctggacacagtatgtccaccttccttctctgcatcatgtcaatcaactccctagccttccctgtcatagtaccaacattcaaagtccctactgtcagtcctacattcttagctttcctcttctctctctgcctacgaacacaccttcctcctctccttcttcgtcttcgaccaacagtagtccaatttccaccggtaccctgtaggtcaacagcaccggtggcggtcgttgttaacctgggccccgactgatccggtatggaagtcattgtcatgattcgcatgtttgatttggcatgtgttttacgtcggatatccttcctgccacaaccctctgcatttatccagacttgggactggcacaagaagacactggcttgtgcccccttgcggttgcattactTTTCACAATACTAGTAAATGTGAATATTGTGGGCAAGAAGAAACAGTAGAACATGTCATGATACACTATCAGGAATACGAAACAGAAGGTACCTACTTGAAAACCtcaggaaaataaaagtaaataacgACTTAACAGATATTTGAGGGAAATATTTAGCAAATGAGTGTTATAGGCATCTATTTTAATTTCTTAGATTAACTAATTGGATTGAGAGTATATGAGGTCCTTCCTTTTTTGTAATAATAGAAATCCTGATCCACGCTCCAGTTGTTGCCAGTAATGCACCAGTTTGGTTCcaaccaaaataaaacatcaagaagaagaagaactctGACATATTGTTTTCTGTAGCCCATGCTCGGGGACTTTCCTGCCTGCTTGGTAATTTGTACAGACTTTCCAGCCTTTTCAACCTGCTACCTATGCTCTAAATCCTTTGTCTTTTAATTCTGGGCCTGGCCTACTACTACATTCACTAAGTCATTTTCTGATTGGGCTAGTGGATTAAGCACATCAATCAGAAATTAAGATCTcattttaaacccagctctatCTCCCATACTTAACCTGTTTCTCTTTTACCTAGTGAGACCGAGTGCCACCTACCTGTCCGGAGTTTATGAGTGATGAAATACCTTTTTCTTGTTTCCAGCCCATTTCAGCAATGACTTTTTTCCCACTACATTTAGAACTATATTAAAATCTTTGAATCCAACTCATCTAGtgtctgtgtttatctgtgGGTTTACCAAACAAATctcacatttcctgtttctggCTAAAATTCTAGTAAATATCATCAAAGACCATTGTAAATTTACCTGCT
This genomic interval from Channa argus isolate prfri chromosome 5, Channa argus male v1.0, whole genome shotgun sequence contains the following:
- the h1m gene encoding linker histone H1M, encoding MPPKKPAADPADPPALPSNDAPVADTAEKKTDAASLRKLASHPSTAIMMKEALKELDSRNGVSSHAIQNYIKQKYPTVDVIRLKYLVSRAIKRGLENGTLVRPAKSSEAAGLNGKFRLSPKNRQMLKTENMDPNAQKGSKPVKDEAKKPKKAGVTKKRDPKEQTESQEDSKPPKKPKKGEGAAISKRAPGKKTKSKTDAEKDVEEASGSTKTKPAKATKTAKAASKATGKQGKKTA